The following proteins are encoded in a genomic region of Candidatus Baltobacteraceae bacterium:
- a CDS encoding type II toxin-antitoxin system VapC family toxin gives MIVVDASMALRWVLAEEIDAEVIAARTYVSEHGACVPGNFQTEVVHGLLQAERRKRISSSDASAALTDIMDFALTVELPDPHLITITARDHSLTGYDAAYLALALQSGIPLATVDGTLRAAARAAKVLWQPRRQKRS, from the coding sequence GTGATCGTTGTCGATGCAAGTATGGCGTTGCGCTGGGTCCTTGCCGAAGAGATCGACGCCGAGGTGATCGCGGCGCGTACCTACGTGAGCGAGCATGGCGCATGCGTGCCGGGGAACTTCCAAACCGAGGTCGTACACGGATTGCTCCAAGCTGAGCGGCGAAAGCGAATCTCGAGCAGCGATGCATCGGCAGCTTTGACCGACATTATGGACTTCGCCCTAACGGTCGAACTGCCCGATCCGCACCTCATCACGATTACCGCGCGCGATCACAGCCTTACGGGCTACGACGCAGCGTATCTCGCGCTAGCACTTCAATCCGGCATTCCGCTTGCAACGGTCGACGGCACCCTGCGCGCGGCGGCACGCGCGGCGAAAGTGCTCTGGCAGCCGCGACGGCAGAAGCGATCGTAA
- a CDS encoding CopG family transcriptional regulator, whose translation MVYLEEEQDRIVKRLAREGKTSETEVIRRAITAYGDSNAARIASDTQRVMQHLKKHPEWNDDPTEFFRG comes from the coding sequence ATGGTCTATCTCGAAGAAGAGCAAGACCGAATCGTGAAGCGGCTGGCGCGCGAGGGCAAAACCTCGGAAACCGAGGTAATCCGACGAGCCATTACGGCGTACGGCGATTCAAATGCTGCTCGAATTGCGTCCGACACGCAACGCGTCATGCAGCACTTGAAAAAGCACCCCGAATGGAATGACGACCCAACGGAGTTCTTCCGCGGGTGA
- a CDS encoding patatin-like phospholipase family protein has translation MKALVLSGGGAHGAYEAGVAHALMQRESFDFICGVSIGAINAALLSTGEDGAIEHFWHHAMPESAPRLFPHIPRLRQTIEQIVSIGSGNALQDAMRIARAATLFPFIRNLGRIHHETLALIAAELGKMLDFSRRRHALLVGATNITRGSSAVFQADGVSHRIPDHRAERVRLTEYHEMDAQNFVMLLLASSAMPGLFSPIELTFGEERALYADGCIIHNSPLALAIDHGATEITVVLVDPEPTDGVGVKTPDLAQMAHNIATLWQQRMLDYELRLAYAHNEILRLGGDTEKRPISIRHVRPKAELEIDMLAFDDAPGLSRLFDLGMRDGALSPLPSIPELPPRASADRRNWLRRLWQRSA, from the coding sequence ATGAAAGCACTGGTACTCAGCGGCGGCGGCGCGCACGGTGCGTACGAGGCCGGCGTCGCGCACGCGCTGATGCAGCGCGAATCGTTCGACTTCATCTGCGGCGTTTCGATCGGCGCGATCAACGCGGCATTGCTCTCAACCGGAGAAGACGGTGCGATCGAACACTTTTGGCATCATGCGATGCCCGAAAGCGCGCCGCGGCTCTTCCCCCACATTCCGCGGCTACGTCAGACGATCGAGCAGATCGTCTCGATCGGCAGCGGCAACGCGTTGCAAGATGCGATGCGTATCGCTCGCGCGGCGACCCTCTTTCCGTTCATTCGCAATCTCGGACGCATCCACCACGAAACGCTCGCGCTGATCGCGGCCGAACTCGGCAAGATGCTCGATTTTTCGCGCCGGCGTCACGCGCTGTTGGTGGGCGCAACGAACATCACGCGCGGCTCGTCGGCCGTGTTTCAGGCTGACGGCGTTTCGCACCGGATTCCGGACCACCGCGCCGAGCGCGTGCGGCTGACCGAGTATCACGAGATGGACGCGCAGAATTTCGTGATGCTGCTGCTCGCCTCGTCGGCCATGCCGGGTCTCTTCAGTCCGATCGAACTGACCTTCGGCGAGGAACGCGCGCTCTATGCCGACGGCTGCATCATTCACAATTCGCCGCTCGCACTCGCGATCGATCACGGCGCCACCGAAATCACGGTCGTCCTCGTCGATCCCGAGCCGACGGACGGTGTCGGCGTGAAGACGCCCGACCTCGCGCAGATGGCTCACAACATCGCGACGCTGTGGCAGCAGCGCATGCTCGATTACGAACTGCGCCTCGCCTATGCGCACAACGAGATCCTTCGTCTCGGCGGCGATACCGAGAAGCGGCCGATCTCGATTCGACACGTGCGCCCGAAAGCCGAACTCGAGATTGACATGCTGGCTTTCGACGACGCGCCGGGTCTCTCGCGCCTGTTCGATCTCGGCATGCGCGACGGCGCGCTGAGCCCGCTTCCGTCGATTCCGGAACTACCGCCGCGCGCGTCCGCCGATCGCCGTAACTGGCTCCGCCGTCTCTGGCAGCGCTCCGCGTAA
- a CDS encoding type II toxin-antitoxin system prevent-host-death family antitoxin, which produces MKTIGVFEGKTRFSALVADALKGETTIITRNGRPVAEIGPVKSRALDRGRKAAERLESLRSRLAAEGRLKNLDIRSLIDEGRK; this is translated from the coding sequence ATGAAGACGATCGGGGTTTTCGAAGGCAAGACGAGATTCTCGGCTTTGGTTGCCGATGCGCTCAAAGGCGAAACGACGATAATCACGCGAAACGGTCGACCCGTTGCGGAGATTGGACCGGTAAAGAGTCGCGCCCTCGATCGCGGCCGGAAAGCCGCTGAGCGTCTCGAGTCGCTTCGGTCGAGACTTGCAGCCGAAGGGCGGCTCAAGAATCTCGATATTCGGTCTTTGATCGACGAAGGACGCAAGTGA
- a CDS encoding type II toxin-antitoxin system PemK/MazF family toxin, translating to MTPGSIVVVDWRDALPATGEPGKQRPAVVIGRSDLFHQEFGYLLVVPLTSDAAMCISEASLEIAPTKENHCKKRCFALSWSVQTIPKRRARATEARVAREQLDEIRDQIARLVER from the coding sequence GTGACGCCCGGAAGCATCGTCGTCGTCGATTGGCGGGATGCGTTGCCGGCGACGGGTGAACCAGGTAAGCAGCGTCCAGCCGTCGTCATTGGACGTAGCGATTTGTTCCATCAAGAATTCGGGTACCTCTTGGTCGTCCCGTTGACGAGCGATGCTGCGATGTGCATCTCTGAAGCATCGCTAGAGATCGCGCCGACGAAAGAGAACCATTGCAAGAAGCGATGCTTTGCTCTCTCGTGGAGCGTTCAAACGATTCCAAAGCGGCGTGCCCGCGCGACCGAGGCGCGTGTGGCGAGAGAACAGCTCGATGAAATACGAGACCAGATTGCGCGGCTGGTGGAACGGTGA